The genomic region CGGGCCCTGGCGCCGGAGGAGCGCACTGATGGCCTCGGTGACCGCACCGCGCCGCTACGCACGCGCGCTCTTCTCGATCGCGAGCGAGGACGGCTCCGTCGCCGCCGTGCGCGCGGAGCTGCGCGGCCTCGGCGCGCTCCTCGAGGCGAGCCCGGAGCTGCGCGACGTGCTGCTCCAGCCCCTGCACTCCGCCGCCGAGCGCCGCCGCGTGCTCGAGGGTGTCGCGGAGAAGCTCGGCGCGAGCTCGCTCTTGCGCCGCTTCTACTCGTATCTGATCGATCAGCGCCGCCTCGTCGCGTTCGATCAGATCGAGGCCGAGTTCGTGCGCCTCGCCGACGAGGCCGCGGGCAAGAAGAAGGCGCGCGTGAAGAGCGCGCAGCCGCTCAGCGCGGACCAGCAGGCGCGCCTCGCTCGCGCGCTCTCGGCGCGCGCCGGCACGACGGTCGAGCTCGAGGTCGAGGTCGACCCGGCGCTCGTCGGCGGACTCGTCGCGCAGATCGGCGACACGGTTTACGACGGCAGCCTGCGCACGCAGCTCACCCAGCTGCGCAGCACGCTGCTCGGTAGCTAGCCCTACGAGCTCAACGCAGCAGACAGAGACACGGAGCCAAGCGATGGATCTTCGTCCCGGCGAAATCACCGACATCCTGAAGCGCGAGATCAAGGACTACGGCCGTCAGATCGACGTCGCCGAGACTGGCACCGTGCTCTCGATCGGCGACGGCATCGCGCGCGTCTACGGCCTCCAGTCCGCGATGGCCGGCGAGCTCGTGTCGTTCCCGGGCAACGTCTCGGGGATGGTGCTGAACCTCGAAGAGGACAACGTCGGCATCGCCGTGATGGGCGAGGCGAACCACGTGCGCGAGGGCGACCTGGTGCGCCGCACGGGCCGCATCGTCGAAGTGCCGGTGGGCATGGGCTTGTTGGGGCGCGTGGTCGACGCGCTCGGCAACCCGATCGACGGCAAGGGCCCGATCCAGTCGACGGAGTCGCGCCGCGTCGAGCTGAAGGCGCCGGGCATCGTGACGCGCAAGAGCGTCACGCAGCCGCTGCAGACGGGCATCAAGGCGATCGACGCGATGGTTCCGATCGGCCGCGGCCAGCGCGAGCTCATCATCGGCGACCGCCAGACGGGCAAGACCACGATCGCCCTCGACACGATCATCAACCAGAAGGGCGGCGATGTCTTCTGCATCTACGTCGCCATCGGCCAGAAGCAGTCGACCGTCGCGCAGGTGGTGGACAAGCTCACGCAGTTCGGCGCGATGGACTACACGATCGTCGTCGCCGCGACGGCGAGCGAGCCGGCGCCACTGCAGTTCATCTCGCCCTACACGGGCTGCACGATGGGCGAGTGGTTCCGCGACAACGGCAAGCACGCGCTGATCATCTACGACGATCTCACGAAGCAGGCCGTCGCCTACCGCCAGCTCTCGCTGTTGTTGCGGCGCCCGCCGGGCCGCGAGGCGTATCCCGGAGACGTCTTCTACCTGCACTCGCGCCTGCTCGAACGCGCGGCGAAGCTGAACGACGAGCTGGGCGGCGGCTCGCTGACGGCGCTGCCGATCATCGAGACGCAGGCCAACGACGTGTCGGCGTACATCCCGACGAACGTCATCTCGATCACGGACGGCCAGATCTTCCTCGAGACGGACCTCTTCAACTCCGGCGTTCGCCCCGCCATCAACGTCGGCATCTCGGTGTCGCGCGTGGGCGGCGCAGCGCAGATCAAGGCGATGAAGAAGGTCGCCGGCACGCTGAAGGGCGCGCTCGCGCAGTACCGCGAGATGGCGGCGTTCGCGCAGTTCGGCAGCGACCTCGACAAGGCGACGCAGGAGCAGCTCGCGAACGGCGAGCGCCAAACGGAGATTCTGAAGCAGCCGCAGCACAAGCCGCTCAGCGCGATCGAGCAGGTGATCTCGATCTTCGCCGCGTCGCCGCAGGGCGGCCGCAAGAGCTGGGTGCGCGACCTCGCGGTCGGCGACGTGCGCCGTTACGAGAGCGAGATGCTCGCGTACATGCGCGCGAACCACGCCGCGCTGATCGAGAAGATTCGCCAGAGCGCCCAAATCGGCGGCGACGACGAGAAGGCGCTGAG from Deltaproteobacteria bacterium harbors:
- a CDS encoding F0F1 ATP synthase subunit alpha, with amino-acid sequence MDLRPGEITDILKREIKDYGRQIDVAETGTVLSIGDGIARVYGLQSAMAGELVSFPGNVSGMVLNLEEDNVGIAVMGEANHVREGDLVRRTGRIVEVPVGMGLLGRVVDALGNPIDGKGPIQSTESRRVELKAPGIVTRKSVTQPLQTGIKAIDAMVPIGRGQRELIIGDRQTGKTTIALDTIINQKGGDVFCIYVAIGQKQSTVAQVVDKLTQFGAMDYTIVVAATASEPAPLQFISPYTGCTMGEWFRDNGKHALIIYDDLTKQAVAYRQLSLLLRRPPGREAYPGDVFYLHSRLLERAAKLNDELGGGSLTALPIIETQANDVSAYIPTNVISITDGQIFLETDLFNSGVRPAINVGISVSRVGGAAQIKAMKKVAGTLKGALAQYREMAAFAQFGSDLDKATQEQLANGERQTEILKQPQHKPLSAIEQVISIFAASPQGGRKSWVRDLAVGDVRRYESEMLAYMRANHAALIEKIRQSAQIGGDDEKALSAALDAFTLVFQPSAKAD
- the atpH gene encoding ATP synthase F1 subunit delta — its product is MASVTAPRRYARALFSIASEDGSVAAVRAELRGLGALLEASPELRDVLLQPLHSAAERRRVLEGVAEKLGASSLLRRFYSYLIDQRRLVAFDQIEAEFVRLADEAAGKKKARVKSAQPLSADQQARLARALSARAGTTVELEVEVDPALVGGLVAQIGDTVYDGSLRTQLTQLRSTLLGS